A window from Flavobacterium gyeonganense encodes these proteins:
- a CDS encoding RagB/SusD family nutrient uptake outer membrane protein, which produces MKKIKYIVVVLSGILAINSCDTKDLELNNPNALSPETFFKTKNQVQSAVNACYANLQTRGLYARHIFFALDLMSQEAKGNPQLEGNKVPFSNFTFDASSDIIQYFWETCFLGISKTNFLLDNEEKIQALPNSILTQEQKNKFLGEAHFLRAYYYFLLVPRFGDLPIYTTQTTEGKARSSKEEVYKLIEADLDFASKNLLSKTVEDKGRATKEAAFAYLGKVLLYQKKYDEALTAFNKVTGFTLETNFYNNFMDETEHGPESIFEIEYDETLGVGDKWGSDTAGDGVAESTLRGQEYGNLGWFNVYPSDNLLDEYEAGDKRFGDTFYVPGSKYNNGNNTMTAANFTSSAGIRRAGWKKYQNYYKRTDENLDSSINFKVMRYSDVLLMKAECESLRTGGVQSTAIGYINEVRFRANVPLLPTTLTKDQVFTALVHERKVELAGEQVRFDDIIRWGIANTALAGTGFQTGKSELWPIPNRETSSNPNIKPSDNNPGY; this is translated from the coding sequence ATGAAAAAAATAAAATATATAGTTGTAGTATTGTCTGGAATTTTGGCCATAAATTCGTGTGACACCAAGGATTTAGAATTAAATAATCCAAATGCTTTGTCTCCTGAAACTTTCTTTAAAACGAAAAATCAGGTACAGTCTGCTGTAAATGCCTGTTATGCCAACTTGCAGACAAGAGGACTCTATGCGCGCCATATTTTCTTTGCATTAGACCTTATGTCTCAGGAAGCTAAAGGAAATCCACAATTAGAAGGTAATAAAGTTCCTTTTAGCAATTTTACTTTTGATGCAAGCAGCGACATTATTCAGTACTTTTGGGAAACATGTTTCTTAGGAATATCAAAAACTAATTTTTTACTGGATAATGAAGAAAAAATTCAGGCTTTACCTAATTCCATTTTAACGCAAGAGCAAAAAAATAAATTTTTAGGTGAAGCTCATTTTCTAAGAGCTTATTATTATTTCCTTTTAGTACCTCGTTTTGGCGATTTACCTATTTATACTACACAGACTACTGAAGGTAAAGCCAGAAGCTCAAAAGAAGAAGTTTATAAACTGATTGAAGCTGATCTTGATTTTGCTTCCAAAAATCTTTTAAGCAAAACTGTAGAAGATAAAGGAAGAGCAACTAAAGAAGCTGCTTTTGCTTATCTGGGAAAAGTCCTGTTGTATCAAAAAAAGTATGATGAAGCTCTTACAGCTTTTAATAAAGTAACAGGATTTACCCTGGAAACTAATTTTTACAACAATTTTATGGATGAAACGGAACATGGTCCTGAATCTATTTTCGAGATTGAATACGATGAAACTCTTGGAGTAGGTGATAAATGGGGAAGCGATACAGCTGGAGACGGTGTTGCAGAATCAACTCTTAGAGGCCAGGAATATGGAAATCTGGGATGGTTCAATGTATATCCATCAGATAATTTACTGGATGAATATGAAGCAGGAGATAAACGTTTTGGAGATACTTTTTATGTTCCTGGATCAAAATACAATAATGGAAACAATACAATGACAGCTGCAAACTTTACCTCTTCAGCTGGGATTAGAAGAGCAGGCTGGAAAAAATATCAAAACTATTATAAGCGTACTGATGAAAATCTTGATTCAAGTATTAACTTCAAAGTTATGCGTTACTCAGATGTTTTACTTATGAAAGCTGAATGTGAAAGTCTAAGAACCGGAGGTGTTCAGTCAACCGCTATTGGCTATATTAATGAAGTTCGTTTTAGAGCAAATGTACCTCTATTGCCAACTACACTTACAAAAGATCAGGTTTTCACCGCCCTTGTTCACGAACGTAAAGTAGAATTAGCTGGCGAACAAGTTCGTTTTGATGATATTATTAGATGGGGCATTGCAAATACAGCGCTAGCCGGAACTGGTTTTCAAACTGGTAAAAGTGAGTTGTGGCCAATACCAAACAGAGAAACATCTTCTAATCCGAATATAAAACCAAGTGATAATAATCCTGGTTACTAA
- a CDS encoding vanadium-dependent haloperoxidase, with translation MKIHKLVYKILLCSILTTPLLAQTKDKINEPTGENNMAYKWSQIAITATGNDTDRFKPRPTVTSRYLGLTFVAVFDAWSRYDQKAIPVYLKDTKRRPVNEQTLKNKEIAISYAAYNALCEYYFSDKQLFIDFMVKLGLDPNDKSLDPTTPVGIGNLAAKAVIEARKHDGSNQYGEEDGSNGTPYFNYVNYKPVNSPDEMIDVIHWQPKYFSDGKGGKFAPGCATPFWNKVKPVGLKSGNQFRAVPPPSLDSEQLKNEVKELLDLQYNLTNEQKALVEFMRDGPKSVQQAGHWLKFAQDVSRRDHHTLDQDVKMFFYNQVTAMDCFIACWDTKMFYDFARPYALVHHYYKDQNIKAWGGPGFGNIEMKGQDWRPYSPDIFLCPAFPGYVSGHSTISGGCGEALKLWTGSDTFGESATWNEPGAMTEPNNIGKPVVLKFPTFTETANMAGISRVMGGYHIQSDNIEGLKLGRNVAHEVWKFYNLHIGNKNFNK, from the coding sequence ATGAAAATTCACAAACTAGTATATAAAATACTATTATGTAGTATTTTAACCACTCCTCTATTGGCTCAAACTAAAGATAAAATTAATGAACCTACCGGAGAAAACAATATGGCCTATAAATGGTCTCAAATTGCAATCACTGCCACAGGTAATGATACTGACAGATTTAAACCAAGACCAACTGTTACTTCCCGCTACTTAGGGCTCACATTTGTTGCGGTTTTTGACGCCTGGAGTCGTTACGATCAAAAAGCAATTCCGGTCTATTTAAAAGATACAAAAAGAAGACCAGTTAATGAACAGACTTTAAAAAATAAAGAGATTGCCATTAGCTACGCTGCTTATAATGCGTTATGCGAATATTATTTTTCAGACAAACAATTGTTTATCGACTTTATGGTTAAATTAGGGCTGGATCCAAATGATAAATCATTAGATCCTACAACTCCAGTGGGAATAGGAAATTTAGCTGCGAAAGCTGTAATTGAAGCCAGAAAACATGACGGATCAAATCAATATGGAGAAGAAGATGGTTCGAACGGCACTCCCTATTTTAATTATGTAAATTACAAGCCAGTCAATTCTCCAGACGAAATGATTGATGTTATTCATTGGCAGCCTAAATATTTTTCAGATGGAAAAGGCGGTAAGTTTGCACCAGGCTGTGCCACTCCATTCTGGAACAAAGTTAAGCCTGTCGGATTAAAATCAGGAAATCAGTTTCGTGCTGTACCCCCACCTTCATTAGATTCAGAACAACTTAAAAATGAAGTTAAAGAACTACTTGATTTACAATATAATTTAACCAACGAACAAAAAGCACTGGTAGAATTTATGCGTGATGGACCAAAATCTGTACAACAGGCCGGACACTGGCTGAAATTTGCCCAGGATGTTTCGAGACGTGATCATCATACTTTAGATCAGGATGTCAAAATGTTTTTTTACAATCAGGTAACCGCTATGGATTGTTTTATAGCCTGTTGGGATACAAAAATGTTTTATGATTTTGCACGCCCTTATGCTTTGGTCCATCACTATTATAAAGATCAAAATATAAAAGCCTGGGGCGGTCCTGGTTTTGGAAATATAGAAATGAAAGGACAAGACTGGAGACCTTATTCACCGGATATATTTTTATGCCCTGCTTTTCCGGGTTATGTTTCAGGACACAGTACAATTAGTGGAGGCTGTGGCGAAGCATTAAAATTATGGACCGGAAGTGACACCTTCGGAGAATCTGCAACATGGAATGAACCAGGGGCCATGACAGAACCCAATAATATTGGAAAACCTGTAGTATTAAAATTTCCAACATTCACAGAAACAGCTAATATGGCTGGGATTTCAAGGGTTATGGGAGGCTATCATATTCAATCTGATAATATTGAAGGCTTAAAATTAGGCAGAAATGTAGCGCATGAAGTATGGAAGTTTTATAACCTTCATATAGGAAATAAAAACTTCAATAAATAA
- a CDS encoding FG-GAP-like repeat-containing protein — protein sequence MKIKRLILLFITSVLVLSCNYFSNPNDKMIKILESRKMMYNVKNNPFASKAEVIYYDSIIKSSDEGFFKLYNELNKGNALLKLGKETESVSTLENAINRMKKIDGKDNPKSLKFLAIAYMRLGERQNCVNYHNTESCIMPIQKNGIHIIRQGSQKAIEIYKKLLEIDPNDYESRWLLNIAYMTIGGYPSDVPKKWLIPDLDKNNSEYSIKPFVDVAENVGITSKNMSGGVIVDDFNNDHYLDIVTSDWSLDGVMHYYQNNQKGKYFDYSKASELGRFKGGLSMMQADYDNDGDTDIFVMRGAWMRKFGRQPNSLLRNNGDGTFTDVTIKSGLYSEFPTQAGTWNDFNNDGYLDLFIGNESSDNESYPSELYLNNQDGTFTNVAKEAKCDIISYIKGSTSADYDNDGDIDLFLSGMNKRKILLKNTGIKNGIPHFTDVTDQAGLAGINVMTFPTWFWDYDNDGWQDIFVCGYQFMGSVAGETAMEALNIPNNSSKMYLYRNNHNGTFSDVSKASGLNKTVFAMGSNFGDIDNDGFLDMYLGTGNPDYASLTPNRLFRNMGNGKFADVTVSGRVGNLQKGHGVAFNDLDNDGDTDIFIEVGGAYNGDFFNNSLYLNPGQNNNRWIKLLLEGIDSNRSAIGTKIKVSFKEKGVSRSVFRIVNSGGSFGASALRMEIGIGQATVIDQIEITWPKSQKKQVFKNIQPNQFIKITEGEKNFSKINIKKTVFPTTGAKSSICI from the coding sequence ATGAAAATTAAACGGTTAATACTGCTATTTATTACTTCTGTTTTAGTACTGTCCTGTAATTATTTTTCTAACCCGAATGATAAAATGATTAAAATTTTGGAGTCACGAAAAATGATGTATAATGTAAAAAATAACCCATTTGCTTCAAAAGCAGAAGTAATTTATTACGATTCCATAATTAAAAGTTCCGATGAAGGTTTTTTTAAATTATATAATGAATTGAATAAAGGAAATGCATTGTTGAAACTAGGAAAAGAAACTGAGTCTGTATCTACTTTAGAAAATGCCATCAACAGAATGAAAAAAATTGATGGTAAAGACAATCCTAAATCTTTGAAATTTTTGGCAATTGCCTATATGCGACTGGGCGAAAGACAAAATTGTGTCAATTACCATAATACTGAATCGTGTATCATGCCTATACAGAAAAACGGCATTCATATTATACGACAGGGCTCTCAAAAAGCAATTGAAATTTATAAAAAACTACTGGAAATAGATCCTAATGATTACGAATCAAGATGGCTGTTAAATATTGCTTATATGACGATAGGGGGATATCCTTCAGATGTTCCTAAAAAATGGCTGATACCTGATCTGGATAAAAATAATTCAGAATATAGTATAAAACCATTTGTAGATGTTGCCGAAAATGTTGGCATAACAAGCAAAAATATGTCAGGCGGGGTTATTGTTGATGATTTCAATAATGATCATTATTTGGATATTGTAACTTCTGACTGGAGTCTGGATGGAGTGATGCATTATTACCAAAATAATCAAAAAGGGAAATATTTTGATTATTCCAAAGCATCAGAACTGGGGCGTTTCAAAGGAGGTCTGAGTATGATGCAAGCCGACTATGACAATGATGGAGATACTGATATTTTTGTAATGAGAGGTGCCTGGATGCGTAAATTTGGCAGACAGCCCAACTCGTTGTTACGTAACAATGGTGATGGTACTTTTACTGATGTAACGATTAAAAGCGGATTATATTCAGAATTTCCTACCCAGGCAGGTACTTGGAATGATTTTAATAATGACGGCTATTTAGATTTGTTTATTGGTAACGAGTCATCCGATAACGAATCCTACCCTTCAGAACTATATCTCAATAATCAGGATGGCACATTTACTAATGTAGCAAAGGAAGCAAAATGTGATATTATTTCTTATATAAAGGGCTCAACTTCTGCAGATTATGACAATGATGGCGACATTGATTTGTTTCTTTCAGGAATGAATAAAAGAAAAATATTATTGAAAAATACAGGAATCAAAAATGGCATTCCGCATTTTACAGATGTTACAGATCAGGCAGGTTTAGCCGGAATTAATGTAATGACTTTTCCAACATGGTTTTGGGATTATGACAATGATGGCTGGCAGGATATTTTTGTCTGCGGTTATCAATTTATGGGCTCTGTTGCAGGCGAAACAGCTATGGAAGCACTTAATATCCCAAATAATAGCAGTAAAATGTATCTGTATCGCAATAACCATAATGGTACTTTTTCAGATGTTTCAAAAGCATCCGGACTAAATAAAACGGTATTTGCAATGGGTTCTAATTTTGGGGACATTGATAACGATGGTTTTTTAGACATGTACCTCGGAACGGGAAATCCGGATTACGCATCATTAACTCCCAACAGACTGTTCAGAAATATGGGCAATGGAAAATTTGCTGATGTTACGGTTTCAGGCCGTGTAGGAAATTTACAAAAAGGCCATGGCGTAGCTTTTAACGATCTGGATAATGATGGCGATACCGATATTTTTATTGAAGTTGGAGGCGCTTATAACGGCGATTTTTTCAATAATTCTTTATACCTGAATCCGGGTCAGAATAACAATCGATGGATAAAATTACTGTTAGAAGGTATAGACAGCAACCGCTCAGCTATTGGAACAAAAATAAAAGTCAGTTTCAAAGAAAAAGGTGTTTCCAGATCTGTATTCAGGATAGTGAATTCAGGCGGTAGTTTTGGGGCATCAGCTTTAAGAATGGAAATTGGAATTGGACAGGCAACAGTTATTGATCAAATTGAAATTACCTGGCCTAAAAGTCAGAAGAAGCAAGTCTTTAAAAACATTCAGCCTAATCAATTCATTAAAATTACAGAGGGAGAAAAAAACTTTTCAAAAATAAATATCAAAAAAACAGTTTTCCCAACCACTGGAGCGAAATCCTCTATATGTATTTAA
- a CDS encoding FG-GAP repeat domain-containing protein — MKNIKIKAVFLGLLSLILLASCSNKESDKVIFSTLDRADTGINFSNNLTENDSLNYFTYNYIYLGGGVATGDINNDGLVDIYFTGNQVPNKLYLNKGNLKFEDISKKAGVEGDSRWYTGVTMADVNADGFLDIYCSVGGKFGPKNNELYINNGNGTFTEKAKEYGIDDIGNSVQGTFFDYDKDGDLDLFVANYPPTKFNSATGDYVQMMLHVKDNESGHLYRNDGNHFANVTQEAGVKNYGLSLSGTIGDLNNDSWPDIYVSNDFNSPDFMYINNQDGTFKEVVKEAMSHNSFYGMGVDISDFNNDGNLDVFQVDMDAKDNRRKKANMSSMNPKLFWDVVDAGFNYQYMHNCMQLNTGVYENGIPHFGNISRITGTSSTDWSWGPLFADFDNDGNKDLFVSNGTRREINNNDYFNKLEALNLKPNDLLKRSLEIPSEKIDNFMFQNKGNLHFEQVNKKWGIEYKGFSNGVAYVDLDNDGDLDLVVNNIDDYASVFENSSSKINNYIKIKFKGNSKNTYGLGNRVYIKTKREPKCRNLL; from the coding sequence ATGAAAAATATAAAAATAAAAGCAGTCTTTTTGGGTCTGTTAAGCTTAATATTACTTGCCAGCTGTTCCAATAAAGAATCAGATAAAGTGATATTTTCTACATTAGACCGTGCTGACACAGGAATTAATTTCAGTAACAATCTGACAGAAAATGATTCCCTAAATTACTTTACCTACAACTATATTTATTTGGGAGGAGGAGTCGCTACAGGGGATATCAATAATGACGGTCTTGTGGACATTTATTTCACAGGGAATCAGGTACCCAACAAGCTGTACTTAAATAAAGGAAATCTGAAATTTGAAGATATTAGTAAAAAAGCCGGTGTTGAAGGTGACAGTCGCTGGTACACAGGAGTCACTATGGCAGATGTAAATGCTGATGGCTTTTTAGATATTTATTGCAGTGTGGGTGGGAAATTTGGACCAAAAAACAATGAATTGTATATCAATAATGGTAATGGTACATTTACAGAAAAAGCCAAAGAATATGGCATTGATGATATAGGCAATAGTGTTCAGGGTACCTTTTTTGATTATGACAAAGATGGTGATTTAGATTTGTTTGTGGCCAACTACCCTCCTACCAAATTCAATTCGGCGACCGGAGATTATGTACAGATGATGCTTCATGTCAAAGATAATGAATCAGGGCATCTATATCGAAATGATGGTAATCATTTTGCCAATGTTACCCAGGAAGCCGGAGTAAAAAACTATGGTTTATCGTTAAGTGGAACGATTGGTGATTTGAATAATGATAGCTGGCCAGACATCTACGTTTCGAATGACTTCAACTCACCTGATTTCATGTACATCAATAATCAGGATGGTACTTTTAAGGAAGTTGTAAAAGAAGCAATGTCTCATAATTCTTTCTACGGAATGGGGGTTGATATTTCTGATTTTAACAATGACGGAAATTTAGATGTTTTTCAGGTAGATATGGATGCCAAAGACAATCGCCGTAAAAAAGCGAATATGTCCAGCATGAACCCAAAACTTTTTTGGGATGTCGTTGATGCCGGTTTTAATTACCAATACATGCACAACTGCATGCAGCTGAATACAGGAGTTTATGAAAACGGAATACCACATTTCGGAAATATATCTCGTATTACAGGTACCTCCTCTACTGACTGGAGCTGGGGTCCTTTATTTGCTGATTTTGACAACGATGGAAACAAAGATTTGTTTGTAAGTAATGGAACCCGAAGAGAAATTAATAATAACGATTACTTTAATAAACTTGAAGCATTAAATTTAAAACCGAATGATTTACTTAAAAGATCTCTGGAAATTCCATCTGAGAAAATTGATAATTTTATGTTTCAGAATAAAGGTAATTTGCATTTTGAACAGGTTAATAAAAAATGGGGAATTGAATACAAAGGCTTTTCAAATGGTGTAGCTTATGTTGACTTAGATAACGATGGCGATTTAGATTTGGTTGTAAACAATATTGATGATTATGCCTCTGTTTTTGAAAATTCAAGCTCTAAAATCAATAATTACATCAAGATAAAATTCAAAGGAAATTCAAAAAACACGTATGGTTTAGGAAACCGTGTTTACATCAAAACAAAAAGGGAACCCAAATGCAGGAACTTACTTTAA
- a CDS encoding FG-GAP-like repeat-containing protein, whose product MQELTLTRGFQSSVAPELHFGLAKDKTIDEVKVVWTNGKVQKLYNVKANQTLNFKEQDAKEETAAKTIAKNTLFKTENGVFPVFKHEENKYDDFKDQVLLPHKMSTFGPTICVGDLNKDSLDDYFIGGSAGYTGKIFLQTQNGFTEKKVPAFEEDKFSEDTGSLIFDADNDGDNDLYVVSGGYEFLINDPKLQDRLYLNNGKGDFTKAPKGVLPTMITSGSKVYPIDFDKDGKKDLLVLGRQVPGQYPSPTTTYLLHNISTAAQPKFELSKKAPKEFINLGMATSAVITDFNNDNSDDIIIVGEWMPIRVFQNTKTGFREVTKNMGLTNDTTGWWWSIQQGDFDKDGDMDYIVGNNGLNYKYQATPNETFDIFVKDFDNDKHKDIVLSYYNDGKQYPVRGRGCSSQQIPNIKKKFKDYESFSQATLVDVYTEKSLKEALHYKVKSFASIYLENRNGKFIIHKLPIQAQISCINQIAVEDFDKDGNLDALITGNMFNSEVETPRNDAGHGLFLKGNGKGAFTPVSAVKSGFFTPGDVKNMEKIKVKDKNYFLITKNNSFLQTIRIN is encoded by the coding sequence ATGCAGGAACTTACTTTAACAAGAGGTTTTCAGTCATCAGTAGCTCCTGAATTGCACTTTGGATTAGCAAAAGACAAAACTATCGACGAAGTAAAAGTAGTCTGGACAAACGGTAAAGTTCAAAAATTATATAATGTGAAGGCAAACCAAACACTAAACTTCAAGGAACAGGATGCAAAAGAAGAAACAGCTGCAAAAACAATTGCTAAAAATACTCTTTTCAAAACAGAAAATGGTGTATTTCCGGTTTTTAAACATGAAGAGAACAAATACGATGATTTTAAAGATCAGGTCTTGCTGCCTCATAAAATGTCTACTTTCGGACCCACTATTTGTGTTGGCGATCTGAATAAAGACAGTCTTGACGATTATTTCATTGGAGGTTCTGCAGGTTATACAGGAAAAATATTTTTGCAAACTCAAAATGGATTTACAGAAAAAAAAGTTCCGGCATTTGAGGAAGACAAATTTAGTGAAGATACAGGGTCATTGATTTTTGATGCTGATAACGATGGTGATAATGATTTATATGTAGTAAGCGGAGGTTACGAATTTTTGATAAACGATCCAAAACTACAAGACAGATTATACCTCAACAACGGAAAAGGAGATTTTACTAAAGCGCCAAAAGGAGTACTGCCAACAATGATAACCAGTGGTTCAAAAGTATATCCAATCGATTTTGATAAAGATGGGAAAAAAGATCTTTTGGTATTAGGAAGGCAGGTTCCCGGGCAATATCCGTCACCCACAACAACTTATTTGCTACATAACATTAGTACAGCAGCTCAACCCAAATTTGAACTTTCTAAAAAAGCACCTAAAGAATTCATAAATTTAGGAATGGCAACAAGTGCTGTAATCACTGATTTTAATAACGACAATTCAGATGACATCATTATTGTTGGCGAATGGATGCCTATCCGCGTTTTCCAAAATACAAAAACAGGTTTCAGAGAAGTCACAAAAAACATGGGACTTACTAATGACACTACCGGCTGGTGGTGGAGCATTCAGCAAGGCGATTTTGACAAAGATGGCGACATGGATTATATTGTTGGAAACAATGGTTTGAATTATAAATATCAGGCTACTCCAAATGAAACTTTTGACATTTTTGTAAAAGATTTTGATAATGACAAACACAAAGATATTGTATTAAGCTACTATAATGATGGCAAACAATATCCAGTGCGTGGGCGTGGCTGTTCCTCTCAGCAAATTCCAAATATCAAGAAAAAATTCAAAGACTACGAAAGTTTTTCACAAGCAACACTTGTTGATGTTTATACCGAAAAATCACTTAAAGAAGCTTTACATTATAAAGTTAAATCTTTTGCAAGTATCTATCTGGAAAATAGAAATGGAAAATTTATCATCCATAAACTACCTATTCAGGCACAGATTAGCTGCATCAATCAAATAGCAGTTGAAGACTTTGATAAGGATGGTAACCTTGATGCTTTAATTACAGGCAATATGTTTAACTCTGAAGTGGAAACACCAAGGAACGATGCTGGTCATGGTTTGTTTTTAAAAGGAAATGGCAAAGGTGCATTCACGCCGGTTTCAGCAGTTAAAAGCGGATTCTTTACTCCTGGAGATGTGAAAAACATGGAAAAAATTAAAGTAAAAGACAAAAATTACTTTCTGATAACCAAAAACAATTCATTTTTGCAAACTATCAGAATTAATTAG
- a CDS encoding carboxypeptidase-like regulatory domain-containing protein: protein MVLEKHLKLMLPFFFFLTLQLFAQQQNIKGKVIDAKDNIPLNGVRVQSETEEVITNEEGEFVIENQKLPLTLKLSYIGYTTHEIVVRSFDLVTVKLNKESNQLDEILISSGYLSQKNLSFQVQFPKFPRNNYRTVLQPVLISY, encoded by the coding sequence ATGGTATTAGAAAAACATTTAAAATTAATGCTCCCCTTTTTCTTTTTTCTTACTTTACAGCTTTTTGCCCAACAGCAAAACATAAAAGGAAAAGTTATAGATGCTAAAGATAATATACCCTTAAATGGTGTAAGAGTTCAGTCAGAAACTGAAGAAGTTATTACCAACGAAGAGGGTGAATTTGTTATTGAAAATCAAAAATTACCATTAACATTAAAACTGAGTTATATCGGATATACGACGCATGAGATTGTGGTACGCTCATTTGATTTAGTGACAGTTAAACTAAATAAAGAATCAAATCAGTTAGATGAAATCCTGATTTCCAGTGGGTATTTGTCGCAAAAAAATCTGAGTTTTCAGGTTCAGTTTCCAAAATTTCCGCGAAACAATTACAGAACCGTCCTTCAACCAGTTTTGATCAGTTATTAG